The sequence TCTCGTCGCCGGACCCCGGTTCGATCCGGCGTGGTTTTTTCCCAATCGTCCCGGGGCTGGATGGGGTATCGTGGACCTCGGAGATCCAGATGATCGATTCCTTGTTCACCCTGTATTGCGAAGATTGTGAAGTCGCCGGGCGGCCGAGCCGCCTCTGGGTGCGAGCCGAGATCGAAGTCTCGACGACGCGCGGACCCGAGACGCAGCACTATCTCGAATGCATGAACTGCGGCTACCGCTTCAAGAGCTGCATGGAAGACCACATGGAAGCGGTGGACGACGAGGAATGGAACCGGTTCGTGATCGAGCCGGGATCGTTCCAGCCCGGAGCACCCTCCCCGGATCGTTCCCGCACGACCGAAGGCTCTCGCTGACCGAAAGCGACTCCACCCCGGGCGCTGGCCTCCCGCCTCTCTCCGTCGAGGCGTCGGTGTCCGCCGATTCGCTCTTGGGGGCGACCGCGGATTTCGAGGCGCTCTCCGGCTGGCCTGCGCGCCTGGCCCGCTTCTGGCCCCGCCGCGTCGGGGCGGCGGAGCCCCTGGCGGCCGCCCTGGTCGACCACCATCGGACCGGGCGTCCGCGCCGGGTCTCGGCGACCCGCGCCGACGGCGTCCGTTTCGAGATCGAGACCGAGGAGTATTTCACCCTCGAGGGGGAGCTCGCCGAGCTCGATCGGATCGCCCTGGATCAGGCCCGCGGGCGGGTGCTCGACGTGGGCGCCGGCGCCGGTCGTCACGCCCTCGCCCTCGAGGCGCGGGGGCTCGAGGTCGTCGCGGTCGACGTGAGTCCGCGCTGCGTGGCGCTCTGCAGGGCGCGGGGCGTCCGCGACGCCCGGGTCCTCGACGTCATGGCCCTCGACTCCGACGCCCCCCTCGGTCGCTTCGACACCCTGCTCTTCGGGATGCAGACGATCGGGGTGGCGGGGGGCGTCGTCCCGCTCGGGAAGCTGCTCACGCGCCTGCGCGCCTGCCTCGCGCCGGGGGGGCGACTGATCGTGGATTCGAGCGATCTCTTCGAG is a genomic window of bacterium containing:
- a CDS encoding methyltransferase domain-containing protein, with translation MSADSLLGATADFEALSGWPARLARFWPRRVGAAEPLAAALVDHHRTGRPRRVSATRADGVRFEIETEEYFTLEGELAELDRIALDQARGRVLDVGAGAGRHALALEARGLEVVAVDVSPRCVALCRARGVRDARVLDVMALDSDAPLGRFDTLLFGMQTIGVAGGVVPLGKLLTRLRACLAPGGRLIVDSSDLFEAWEGDASDRSPSRGEIVLTTRYRGWRGEPFPWVYLAEDVLTSVAREAGYEVEALGRVERGEYLLALHAEEAC